In Oncorhynchus gorbuscha isolate QuinsamMale2020 ecotype Even-year linkage group LG02, OgorEven_v1.0, whole genome shotgun sequence, a single genomic region encodes these proteins:
- the LOC124003811 gene encoding retinoblastoma-like protein 2 isoform X2: MNEEEDFLQKTRQGFEDLCRALNMDEEASNEAWKSYENISKNYTLEGSELHWLACALYVACRTAIPTVGKGTAEGNYVSLTRILSCSEQSLIEFFNKMKKWQDMASLPQDFCQSTEKLERNFTISAVIFKKYIPIFKAIFKAPSDDPPRVHRSRKQRRHPCTVAEVFNFCWILFVNAKGNFPMISDDLVNSYHLLLCALDLVFSNALLCNTRKELLNPNFKGLPEDFHSKDYKPTAGPYCFIEQLCELHDGLVLEAKGVKEHFWKPFIKRLFHKKILKGKEDSLTGFFDPMNFGDSFASMGRVYEEHVLATGGLDERIFLGEGANEDIGTPGPCLCVGVKNQDASAYRLYSSLTASALKVSTPLTGLKYVQDNCLGTPVSTAMQSVGRLHSLLTGLKHRPSGRLTDLLRACARDPSETISTRLKDMCQVYCQHFEGKGEENAGLGKDIAVKYFRLAEALYYKTLEAVIDQEKERLGDTDLSGILEQDVFQRSLLACCLEIVIFSYRPPGDFPRVIHIFQLPAYHFYKVIEVLVRAEQGLFREVVKHLNQVEEQVLESLAWRGESPLWDSVREAKNQPPACQEVMPPQHLEDGNGDSSAGSAPLFPINHGTDLSTNSGGKGVSPSPTTLLERYSSPPTGSARRRLFVDASFDTPSDPSSTTTTTTVRTSQAIVTTTIPAGQTVVTMATATVTANNGQTVTIPVQGIANENGGITFIPVQVSVTGQGTAMLQPLSAQSLTGTLTSQPQTTTTLNSPAPQGSPATSKPIKKLAAQVLSTNKPQKKGSLSLFFRKVYHMASVRLRDLCAKLDISSELRRKIWTCFEYSLVQCTELMMDRHLDQLLMCAVYVMTKVTKEDKSFQNIMKCYRSQPQASSSVYRSVLISGKKKRLSGSSVGNTQSSPTDNSQKQGSVDSSPVPMCSTSTLPASQPGNIPSTPTLAPSTSSSLPPSQEQDKEGGVVGEEERGDLIHFYNRVYIKQMRHFALRYSPSSPSAGSPPLCPYPSLRTSSPRRVLLSHNHSIYISPHKTTGSPPTPSSTARDKIFYYICSSPSNRLAEINSMIRTGETPTKKRSMQLEEEPSPKRVCPDNQTALLRRLQDVANDRSSSH, from the exons ATGAACGAGGAGGAAGACTTTTTGCAGAAAACAAGGCAGGGGTTTGAAGATCTCTGTCGAGCTTTGAATATGGACGAGGAGGCGAGCAACGAAGCATGGAAGAGCTACGAAAACATAAGCAAAAATTACACATTAGAG GGCAGTGAGCTACACTGGTTAGCCTGTGCTCTCTATGTGGCCTGCAGGACAGCCATACCAACAGTGGGTAAAGGCACCGCGGAGGGAAACTATGTCTCTCTGACCAGGATCCTCAGCTGTTCAGAACAAAG CCTCATTGAGTTCTTTAACAAGATGAAGAAATGGCAGGACATGGCAAGTCTGCCCCAAGACTTTTGCCAGAGCACGGAGAAGCTGGAGAGGAATTTCACAATTTCCGCCGTCATCTTCAAGAAATATATCCCCATATTCAAAGCCATCTTTAAGGCACCCTCTGACGACCCACCCAGAGTCCACAGGAGCCGCAAACAGAG GCGCCATCCCTGCACCGTCGCTGAAGTCTTCAACTTCTGCTGGATTCTGTTTGTCAACGCTAAAG GAAACTTCCCTATGATCAGTGATGACCTGGTGAACTCGTACCACCTGCTGCTGTGTGCTCTGGACCTGGTTTTCTCCAACGCTCTGCTGTGTAACACCAGGAAGGAGCTGCTCAACCCCAACTTCAAAG GCCTTCCCGAGGACTTCCACAGTAAGGACTACAAGCCTACTGCAGGGCCTTACTGCTTCATAGAACAGCTGTGTGAACTGCATGATGGCCTGGTGCTGGAGGCCAAGGGGGTCAAGGAACACTTCTGGAAACCGTTCATCAAGAGGCTCTTCCATAAGAAG ATTCTCAAAGGGAAAGAAGATAGCTTGACTGGCTTCTTCGATCCTATGAATTTTGGAGACAGTTT tgCGTCCATGGGGCGTGTGTACGAGGAGCATGTTCTAGCCACAGGGGGTCTGGATGAGAGGATCTTCCTGGGAGAGGGGGCCAATGAAGACATTGGCACACCAGgcccctgtctctgtgtgggagTAAAGAACCAGGACGCCTCCGCATACAGACTCTACAGCAGTCTGACT GCCTCGGCCTTGAAGGTGTCTACTCCCCTGACGGGTCTTAAGTATGTCCAGGACAACTGTCTGGGCACGCCGGTATCTACAGCCATGCAGAGTGTTGGCCGTCTCCACAGCCTGCTCACAGGACTCAAACACCGCCCCAGTGGCAGACTCACAGACTTACTGAG GGCGTGTGCCAGAGACCCAAGTGAGACCATCTCCACTAGGCTGAAGGACATGTGCCAGGTCTATTGTCAGCACTTTGAGGGCAAAGGGGAGGAGAACGCAGGACTGGGGAAAGACATTGCAGTGAAGTACTTCCGCCTGGCGGAGGCGCTCTACTATAAAACCCTGGAGGCCGTCATTGACCaggagaaggagagactgggCGACACGGACCTCTCT GGTATTCTGGAGCAGGATGTGTTCCAGCGCTCTCTGCTGGCCTGCTGTCTAGAGATTGTCATCTTCTCCTACCGACCCCCAGGGGACTTCCCACGAGTCATACACATCTTCCAGCTCCCCGCATACCACTTCTACAAG GTGATTGAGGTGCTAGTACGGGCAGAGCAGGGCTTGTTCAGGGAGGTAGTGAAGCATCTCAACCAGGTGGAGGAGCAGGTCCTGGAGAGCCTGGCCTGGAGGGGGGAATCCCCGCTGTGGGACAGCGTCAGGGAGGCCAAGAACCAGCCACCAGCTTGCCAGGAG GTGATGCCACCGCAGCACCTGGAGGATGGGAACGGAGACAGCAGTGCTGGCAGTGCCCCTCTCTTCCCTATCAACCATGGCACTGACCTAAGCACCAACAGTGGTGGGAAAG gtgtttctccctctcccaccacccTGTTGGAACGCTACAGCTCCCCGCCCACGGGCTCAGCCAGGAGACGGCTGTTTGTGGACGCTTCCTTCGATACCCCATCGgacccctcctccaccaccaccaccaccaccgtcagGACCTCCCAGGCCATCGTCACCACCACCATCCCTGCCGGACAAACAGTGGTCACTATGGCAACGGCCACGGTTACCGCTAACAACGGACAGACGGTCACCATACCTGTGCAAG GAATAgccaatgagaatgggggcatcaCCTTCATCCCTGTCCAGGTGAGTGTGACGGGACAAGGCACGGCCATGCTCCAGCCCCTGTCTGCCCAGTCCCTGACTGGCACTTTGACCAGCCAACCACAGACCACCACCACCCTGAACAGTCCTGCCCCACAGGGCAGCCCCGCCACCAGTAAACCAATCAAGAAGCTGGCAGCCCAGGTCCTGTCCACTAACAAGCCTCAGAAAAAGGGTTCCCTCTCGCTGTTCTTCCGCAAG GTGTACCACATGGCCAGTGTGCGTCTGAGAGACTTGTGTGCCAAGCTGGACATCTCTAGTGAGCTGAGGAGGAAGATCTGGACGTGTTTTGAGTATTCCCTGGTGCAATGCACAGAGCTCATGATGGACCGACACCTAGACCAGCTCCTCATGTGTGCAGTTTACGTCATGACCAAG GTGACCAAAGAGGACAAGTCTTTCCAGAACATCATGAAGTGCTATCGCTCTCAGCCCCAGGCCAGCAGCAGC GTCTACCGGAGTGTGTTGATCTCTGGGAAGAAGAAACGTCTCTCGGGCAGCAGTGTGGGAAACACACAGAGCTCTCCCACAGACAACAGCCAGAAGcagg GGAGTGTTGACAGCAGCCCGGTGCCCATGTGTTCCACCAGCACCCTACCTGCCTCGCAGCCTGGCAACATTCCATCCACCCCCACCCtggccccctccacctcctcatccctccctccctcccaggagCAGGATAAGGAGGGGGgagtggtgggggaggaggagcgaggagaCCTCATCCACTTCTACAACCGGGTCTACATCAAACAGATGCGTCACTTTGCCCTCCGCTACTCGCCCAGCTCGCCCTCTGCaggg TCTCCTCCCCTGTGCCCGTACCCCTCCCTGAGGACCAGCTCCCCTCGCAGGGTCCTTCTGTCCCACAACCACTCGATCTACATCTCCCCCCACAAGACTACTGGaagcccccccaccccctcctctaccGCACGGGACAAGATCTTCTACTACATCTGCAGCAGCCCATCCAAC CGCCTGGCGGAGATCAACAGTATGATCCGCACCGGGGAGACGCCCACCAAGAAGCGCAGCATGCAGCTTGAGGAAGAGCCATCGCCCAAGAGGGTGTGTCCGGACAACCAGACGGCCCTGCTCCGCAGATTACAGGACGTGGCCAACGACCGTAGCTCCTCCCACTGA
- the LOC124003811 gene encoding retinoblastoma-like protein 2 isoform X1 — translation MNEEEDFLQKTRQGFEDLCRALNMDEEASNEAWKSYENISKNYTLEGSELHWLACALYVACRTAIPTVGKGTAEGNYVSLTRILSCSEQSLIEFFNKMKKWQDMASLPQDFCQSTEKLERNFTISAVIFKKYIPIFKAIFKAPSDDPPRVHRSRKQRRHPCTVAEVFNFCWILFVNAKGNFPMISDDLVNSYHLLLCALDLVFSNALLCNTRKELLNPNFKGLPEDFHSKDYKPTAGPYCFIEQLCELHDGLVLEAKGVKEHFWKPFIKRLFHKKILKGKEDSLTGFFDPMNFGDSFASMGRVYEEHVLATGGLDERIFLGEGANEDIGTPGPCLCVGVKNQDASAYRLYSSLTASALKVSTPLTGLKYVQDNCLGTPVSTAMQSVGRLHSLLTGLKHRPSGRLTDLLRACARDPSETISTRLKDMCQVYCQHFEGKGEENAGLGKDIAVKYFRLAEALYYKTLEAVIDQEKERLGDTDLSGILEQDVFQRSLLACCLEIVIFSYRPPGDFPRVIHIFQLPAYHFYKVIEVLVRAEQGLFREVVKHLNQVEEQVLESLAWRGESPLWDSVREAKNQPPACQEVMPPQHLEDGNGDSSAGSAPLFPINHGTDLSTNSGGKGVSPSPTTLLERYSSPPTGSARRRLFVDASFDTPSDPSSTTTTTTVRTSQAIVTTTIPAGQTVVTMATATVTANNGQTVTIPVQGIANENGGITFIPVQVSVTGQGTAMLQPLSAQSLTGTLTSQPQTTTTLNSPAPQGSPATSKPIKKLAAQVLSTNKPQKKGSLSLFFRKVYHMASVRLRDLCAKLDISSELRRKIWTCFEYSLVQCTELMMDRHLDQLLMCAVYVMTKVTKEDKSFQNIMKCYRSQPQASSSVYRSVLISGKKKRLSGSSVGNTQSSPTDNSQKQGSVDSSPVPMCSTSTLPASQPGNIPSTPTLAPSTSSSLPPSQEQDKEGGVVGEEERGDLIHFYNRVYIKQMRHFALRYSPSSPSAGVQSPPLCPYPSLRTSSPRRVLLSHNHSIYISPHKTTGSPPTPSSTARDKIFYYICSSPSNRLAEINSMIRTGETPTKKRSMQLEEEPSPKRVCPDNQTALLRRLQDVANDRSSSH, via the exons ATGAACGAGGAGGAAGACTTTTTGCAGAAAACAAGGCAGGGGTTTGAAGATCTCTGTCGAGCTTTGAATATGGACGAGGAGGCGAGCAACGAAGCATGGAAGAGCTACGAAAACATAAGCAAAAATTACACATTAGAG GGCAGTGAGCTACACTGGTTAGCCTGTGCTCTCTATGTGGCCTGCAGGACAGCCATACCAACAGTGGGTAAAGGCACCGCGGAGGGAAACTATGTCTCTCTGACCAGGATCCTCAGCTGTTCAGAACAAAG CCTCATTGAGTTCTTTAACAAGATGAAGAAATGGCAGGACATGGCAAGTCTGCCCCAAGACTTTTGCCAGAGCACGGAGAAGCTGGAGAGGAATTTCACAATTTCCGCCGTCATCTTCAAGAAATATATCCCCATATTCAAAGCCATCTTTAAGGCACCCTCTGACGACCCACCCAGAGTCCACAGGAGCCGCAAACAGAG GCGCCATCCCTGCACCGTCGCTGAAGTCTTCAACTTCTGCTGGATTCTGTTTGTCAACGCTAAAG GAAACTTCCCTATGATCAGTGATGACCTGGTGAACTCGTACCACCTGCTGCTGTGTGCTCTGGACCTGGTTTTCTCCAACGCTCTGCTGTGTAACACCAGGAAGGAGCTGCTCAACCCCAACTTCAAAG GCCTTCCCGAGGACTTCCACAGTAAGGACTACAAGCCTACTGCAGGGCCTTACTGCTTCATAGAACAGCTGTGTGAACTGCATGATGGCCTGGTGCTGGAGGCCAAGGGGGTCAAGGAACACTTCTGGAAACCGTTCATCAAGAGGCTCTTCCATAAGAAG ATTCTCAAAGGGAAAGAAGATAGCTTGACTGGCTTCTTCGATCCTATGAATTTTGGAGACAGTTT tgCGTCCATGGGGCGTGTGTACGAGGAGCATGTTCTAGCCACAGGGGGTCTGGATGAGAGGATCTTCCTGGGAGAGGGGGCCAATGAAGACATTGGCACACCAGgcccctgtctctgtgtgggagTAAAGAACCAGGACGCCTCCGCATACAGACTCTACAGCAGTCTGACT GCCTCGGCCTTGAAGGTGTCTACTCCCCTGACGGGTCTTAAGTATGTCCAGGACAACTGTCTGGGCACGCCGGTATCTACAGCCATGCAGAGTGTTGGCCGTCTCCACAGCCTGCTCACAGGACTCAAACACCGCCCCAGTGGCAGACTCACAGACTTACTGAG GGCGTGTGCCAGAGACCCAAGTGAGACCATCTCCACTAGGCTGAAGGACATGTGCCAGGTCTATTGTCAGCACTTTGAGGGCAAAGGGGAGGAGAACGCAGGACTGGGGAAAGACATTGCAGTGAAGTACTTCCGCCTGGCGGAGGCGCTCTACTATAAAACCCTGGAGGCCGTCATTGACCaggagaaggagagactgggCGACACGGACCTCTCT GGTATTCTGGAGCAGGATGTGTTCCAGCGCTCTCTGCTGGCCTGCTGTCTAGAGATTGTCATCTTCTCCTACCGACCCCCAGGGGACTTCCCACGAGTCATACACATCTTCCAGCTCCCCGCATACCACTTCTACAAG GTGATTGAGGTGCTAGTACGGGCAGAGCAGGGCTTGTTCAGGGAGGTAGTGAAGCATCTCAACCAGGTGGAGGAGCAGGTCCTGGAGAGCCTGGCCTGGAGGGGGGAATCCCCGCTGTGGGACAGCGTCAGGGAGGCCAAGAACCAGCCACCAGCTTGCCAGGAG GTGATGCCACCGCAGCACCTGGAGGATGGGAACGGAGACAGCAGTGCTGGCAGTGCCCCTCTCTTCCCTATCAACCATGGCACTGACCTAAGCACCAACAGTGGTGGGAAAG gtgtttctccctctcccaccacccTGTTGGAACGCTACAGCTCCCCGCCCACGGGCTCAGCCAGGAGACGGCTGTTTGTGGACGCTTCCTTCGATACCCCATCGgacccctcctccaccaccaccaccaccaccgtcagGACCTCCCAGGCCATCGTCACCACCACCATCCCTGCCGGACAAACAGTGGTCACTATGGCAACGGCCACGGTTACCGCTAACAACGGACAGACGGTCACCATACCTGTGCAAG GAATAgccaatgagaatgggggcatcaCCTTCATCCCTGTCCAGGTGAGTGTGACGGGACAAGGCACGGCCATGCTCCAGCCCCTGTCTGCCCAGTCCCTGACTGGCACTTTGACCAGCCAACCACAGACCACCACCACCCTGAACAGTCCTGCCCCACAGGGCAGCCCCGCCACCAGTAAACCAATCAAGAAGCTGGCAGCCCAGGTCCTGTCCACTAACAAGCCTCAGAAAAAGGGTTCCCTCTCGCTGTTCTTCCGCAAG GTGTACCACATGGCCAGTGTGCGTCTGAGAGACTTGTGTGCCAAGCTGGACATCTCTAGTGAGCTGAGGAGGAAGATCTGGACGTGTTTTGAGTATTCCCTGGTGCAATGCACAGAGCTCATGATGGACCGACACCTAGACCAGCTCCTCATGTGTGCAGTTTACGTCATGACCAAG GTGACCAAAGAGGACAAGTCTTTCCAGAACATCATGAAGTGCTATCGCTCTCAGCCCCAGGCCAGCAGCAGC GTCTACCGGAGTGTGTTGATCTCTGGGAAGAAGAAACGTCTCTCGGGCAGCAGTGTGGGAAACACACAGAGCTCTCCCACAGACAACAGCCAGAAGcagg GGAGTGTTGACAGCAGCCCGGTGCCCATGTGTTCCACCAGCACCCTACCTGCCTCGCAGCCTGGCAACATTCCATCCACCCCCACCCtggccccctccacctcctcatccctccctccctcccaggagCAGGATAAGGAGGGGGgagtggtgggggaggaggagcgaggagaCCTCATCCACTTCTACAACCGGGTCTACATCAAACAGATGCGTCACTTTGCCCTCCGCTACTCGCCCAGCTCGCCCTCTGCaggg GTGCAGTCTCCTCCCCTGTGCCCGTACCCCTCCCTGAGGACCAGCTCCCCTCGCAGGGTCCTTCTGTCCCACAACCACTCGATCTACATCTCCCCCCACAAGACTACTGGaagcccccccaccccctcctctaccGCACGGGACAAGATCTTCTACTACATCTGCAGCAGCCCATCCAAC CGCCTGGCGGAGATCAACAGTATGATCCGCACCGGGGAGACGCCCACCAAGAAGCGCAGCATGCAGCTTGAGGAAGAGCCATCGCCCAAGAGGGTGTGTCCGGACAACCAGACGGCCCTGCTCCGCAGATTACAGGACGTGGCCAACGACCGTAGCTCCTCCCACTGA
- the LOC124003811 gene encoding retinoblastoma-like protein 2 isoform X3, translating to MNEEEDFLQKTRQGFEDLCRALNMDEEASNEAWKSYENISKNYTLEGSELHWLACALYVACRTAIPTVGKGTAEGNYVSLTRILSCSEQSLIEFFNKMKKWQDMASLPQDFCQSTEKLERNFTISAVIFKKYIPIFKAIFKAPSDDPPRVHRSRKQRRHPCTVAEVFNFCWILFVNAKGNFPMISDDLVNSYHLLLCALDLVFSNALLCNTRKELLNPNFKGLPEDFHSKDYKPTAGPYCFIEQLCELHDGLVLEAKGVKEHFWKPFIKRLFHKKILKGKEDSLTGFFDPMNFGDSFASMGRVYEEHVLATGGLDERIFLGEGANEDIGTPGPCLCVGVKNQDASAYRLYSSLTASALKVSTPLTGLKYVQDNCLGTPVSTAMQSVGRLHSLLTGLKHRPSGRLTDLLRACARDPSETISTRLKDMCQVYCQHFEGKGEENAGLGKDIAVKYFRLAEALYYKTLEAVIDQEKERLGDTDLSGILEQDVFQRSLLACCLEIVIFSYRPPGDFPRVIHIFQLPAYHFYKVIEVLVRAEQGLFREVVKHLNQVEEQVLESLAWRGESPLWDSVREAKNQPPACQEVMPPQHLEDGNGDSSAGSAPLFPINHGTDLSTNSGGKGVSPSPTTLLERYSSPPTGSARRRLFVDASFDTPSDPSSTTTTTTVRTSQAIVTTTIPAGQTVVTMATATVTANNGQTVTIPVQGIANENGGITFIPVQGSPATSKPIKKLAAQVLSTNKPQKKGSLSLFFRKVYHMASVRLRDLCAKLDISSELRRKIWTCFEYSLVQCTELMMDRHLDQLLMCAVYVMTKVTKEDKSFQNIMKCYRSQPQASSSVYRSVLISGKKKRLSGSSVGNTQSSPTDNSQKQGSVDSSPVPMCSTSTLPASQPGNIPSTPTLAPSTSSSLPPSQEQDKEGGVVGEEERGDLIHFYNRVYIKQMRHFALRYSPSSPSAGVQSPPLCPYPSLRTSSPRRVLLSHNHSIYISPHKTTGSPPTPSSTARDKIFYYICSSPSNRLAEINSMIRTGETPTKKRSMQLEEEPSPKRVCPDNQTALLRRLQDVANDRSSSH from the exons ATGAACGAGGAGGAAGACTTTTTGCAGAAAACAAGGCAGGGGTTTGAAGATCTCTGTCGAGCTTTGAATATGGACGAGGAGGCGAGCAACGAAGCATGGAAGAGCTACGAAAACATAAGCAAAAATTACACATTAGAG GGCAGTGAGCTACACTGGTTAGCCTGTGCTCTCTATGTGGCCTGCAGGACAGCCATACCAACAGTGGGTAAAGGCACCGCGGAGGGAAACTATGTCTCTCTGACCAGGATCCTCAGCTGTTCAGAACAAAG CCTCATTGAGTTCTTTAACAAGATGAAGAAATGGCAGGACATGGCAAGTCTGCCCCAAGACTTTTGCCAGAGCACGGAGAAGCTGGAGAGGAATTTCACAATTTCCGCCGTCATCTTCAAGAAATATATCCCCATATTCAAAGCCATCTTTAAGGCACCCTCTGACGACCCACCCAGAGTCCACAGGAGCCGCAAACAGAG GCGCCATCCCTGCACCGTCGCTGAAGTCTTCAACTTCTGCTGGATTCTGTTTGTCAACGCTAAAG GAAACTTCCCTATGATCAGTGATGACCTGGTGAACTCGTACCACCTGCTGCTGTGTGCTCTGGACCTGGTTTTCTCCAACGCTCTGCTGTGTAACACCAGGAAGGAGCTGCTCAACCCCAACTTCAAAG GCCTTCCCGAGGACTTCCACAGTAAGGACTACAAGCCTACTGCAGGGCCTTACTGCTTCATAGAACAGCTGTGTGAACTGCATGATGGCCTGGTGCTGGAGGCCAAGGGGGTCAAGGAACACTTCTGGAAACCGTTCATCAAGAGGCTCTTCCATAAGAAG ATTCTCAAAGGGAAAGAAGATAGCTTGACTGGCTTCTTCGATCCTATGAATTTTGGAGACAGTTT tgCGTCCATGGGGCGTGTGTACGAGGAGCATGTTCTAGCCACAGGGGGTCTGGATGAGAGGATCTTCCTGGGAGAGGGGGCCAATGAAGACATTGGCACACCAGgcccctgtctctgtgtgggagTAAAGAACCAGGACGCCTCCGCATACAGACTCTACAGCAGTCTGACT GCCTCGGCCTTGAAGGTGTCTACTCCCCTGACGGGTCTTAAGTATGTCCAGGACAACTGTCTGGGCACGCCGGTATCTACAGCCATGCAGAGTGTTGGCCGTCTCCACAGCCTGCTCACAGGACTCAAACACCGCCCCAGTGGCAGACTCACAGACTTACTGAG GGCGTGTGCCAGAGACCCAAGTGAGACCATCTCCACTAGGCTGAAGGACATGTGCCAGGTCTATTGTCAGCACTTTGAGGGCAAAGGGGAGGAGAACGCAGGACTGGGGAAAGACATTGCAGTGAAGTACTTCCGCCTGGCGGAGGCGCTCTACTATAAAACCCTGGAGGCCGTCATTGACCaggagaaggagagactgggCGACACGGACCTCTCT GGTATTCTGGAGCAGGATGTGTTCCAGCGCTCTCTGCTGGCCTGCTGTCTAGAGATTGTCATCTTCTCCTACCGACCCCCAGGGGACTTCCCACGAGTCATACACATCTTCCAGCTCCCCGCATACCACTTCTACAAG GTGATTGAGGTGCTAGTACGGGCAGAGCAGGGCTTGTTCAGGGAGGTAGTGAAGCATCTCAACCAGGTGGAGGAGCAGGTCCTGGAGAGCCTGGCCTGGAGGGGGGAATCCCCGCTGTGGGACAGCGTCAGGGAGGCCAAGAACCAGCCACCAGCTTGCCAGGAG GTGATGCCACCGCAGCACCTGGAGGATGGGAACGGAGACAGCAGTGCTGGCAGTGCCCCTCTCTTCCCTATCAACCATGGCACTGACCTAAGCACCAACAGTGGTGGGAAAG gtgtttctccctctcccaccacccTGTTGGAACGCTACAGCTCCCCGCCCACGGGCTCAGCCAGGAGACGGCTGTTTGTGGACGCTTCCTTCGATACCCCATCGgacccctcctccaccaccaccaccaccaccgtcagGACCTCCCAGGCCATCGTCACCACCACCATCCCTGCCGGACAAACAGTGGTCACTATGGCAACGGCCACGGTTACCGCTAACAACGGACAGACGGTCACCATACCTGTGCAAG GAATAgccaatgagaatgggggcatcaCCTTCATCCCTGTCCAG GGCAGCCCCGCCACCAGTAAACCAATCAAGAAGCTGGCAGCCCAGGTCCTGTCCACTAACAAGCCTCAGAAAAAGGGTTCCCTCTCGCTGTTCTTCCGCAAG GTGTACCACATGGCCAGTGTGCGTCTGAGAGACTTGTGTGCCAAGCTGGACATCTCTAGTGAGCTGAGGAGGAAGATCTGGACGTGTTTTGAGTATTCCCTGGTGCAATGCACAGAGCTCATGATGGACCGACACCTAGACCAGCTCCTCATGTGTGCAGTTTACGTCATGACCAAG GTGACCAAAGAGGACAAGTCTTTCCAGAACATCATGAAGTGCTATCGCTCTCAGCCCCAGGCCAGCAGCAGC GTCTACCGGAGTGTGTTGATCTCTGGGAAGAAGAAACGTCTCTCGGGCAGCAGTGTGGGAAACACACAGAGCTCTCCCACAGACAACAGCCAGAAGcagg GGAGTGTTGACAGCAGCCCGGTGCCCATGTGTTCCACCAGCACCCTACCTGCCTCGCAGCCTGGCAACATTCCATCCACCCCCACCCtggccccctccacctcctcatccctccctccctcccaggagCAGGATAAGGAGGGGGgagtggtgggggaggaggagcgaggagaCCTCATCCACTTCTACAACCGGGTCTACATCAAACAGATGCGTCACTTTGCCCTCCGCTACTCGCCCAGCTCGCCCTCTGCaggg GTGCAGTCTCCTCCCCTGTGCCCGTACCCCTCCCTGAGGACCAGCTCCCCTCGCAGGGTCCTTCTGTCCCACAACCACTCGATCTACATCTCCCCCCACAAGACTACTGGaagcccccccaccccctcctctaccGCACGGGACAAGATCTTCTACTACATCTGCAGCAGCCCATCCAAC CGCCTGGCGGAGATCAACAGTATGATCCGCACCGGGGAGACGCCCACCAAGAAGCGCAGCATGCAGCTTGAGGAAGAGCCATCGCCCAAGAGGGTGTGTCCGGACAACCAGACGGCCCTGCTCCGCAGATTACAGGACGTGGCCAACGACCGTAGCTCCTCCCACTGA